In a single window of the Melissococcus plutonius ATCC 35311 genome:
- a CDS encoding DHH family phosphoesterase: MDILKAIIEEIEKYPRIIIHRHLRPDPDAIGSQVGLAEIIRESFPNKQVYQVGEEVDDLKFLASMEKIEDTIYENALVIVTDTANTALISDKRFLNGKKMIKIDHHPNDDPYGDIVWVNTKASSCCEMITDLFLRHQDKLKINNQAARLLYAGIVGDTGRFLYPATTSHTLEVAAMLMTYNFNASDLNRQLNQMSLQIAKLAGYVYQNIQIDQSGAGKVILSKELLKQYGLVDSNTAAIVPLPGTIEEIMAWSIFVEQPGGNYRVRLRSKGPVINELAKNHRGGGHPLASSANAKDENEINEIYEELQKLCKNFSPS; the protein is encoded by the coding sequence ATGGATATCTTAAAAGCAATTATCGAAGAAATAGAAAAATATCCACGTATTATTATTCATCGTCACTTAAGACCTGATCCAGATGCAATTGGATCACAGGTTGGATTAGCAGAAATAATTCGAGAAAGTTTTCCGAATAAACAGGTTTATCAAGTAGGAGAAGAGGTAGATGATTTAAAATTTCTAGCATCCATGGAAAAAATTGAGGATACTATTTATGAAAATGCGCTAGTTATTGTCACGGACACAGCAAATACTGCTCTTATTAGCGACAAACGATTTTTAAATGGAAAAAAAATGATTAAAATTGATCATCATCCAAATGATGATCCATATGGAGATATTGTTTGGGTAAACACAAAAGCCAGTAGTTGCTGTGAAATGATTACTGATTTATTTCTTCGCCATCAGGATAAATTAAAAATAAATAATCAGGCAGCTCGTTTACTATATGCGGGAATTGTTGGCGATACAGGTCGGTTTCTTTATCCAGCAACAACATCACATACGCTAGAAGTTGCGGCTATGCTGATGACATATAACTTTAATGCTTCTGATTTGAATCGTCAACTAAATCAAATGTCCTTACAAATTGCCAAACTTGCTGGTTATGTGTATCAAAATATCCAAATAGATCAATCAGGTGCTGGTAAAGTGATTTTATCAAAAGAATTACTAAAACAATATGGATTAGTGGATTCAAATACTGCAGCTATTGTGCCACTGCCGGGTACCATTGAAGAAATAATGGCTTGGAGTATCTTTGTTGAACAACCAGGTGGGAATTATCGGGTTCGTTTACGTTCAAAAGGGCCAGTCATTAACGAATTAGCTAAGAATCATCGTGGAGGCGGCCATCCATTAGCGAGCAGTGCCAATGCAAAAGATGAAAATGAAATAAACGAAATTTATGAAGAACTTCAGAAATTATGTAAAAATTTTTCTCCTAGTTAA
- a CDS encoding DEAD/DEAH box helicase, whose amino-acid sequence MSSFKQFQFKPFLMEALKEKGFQQPTQVQEKLIQMIQKGKNVIGQSQTGSGKTHTFLLPLLNKIDPTIDEVQVIITTPSRELANQIYQAAIQAAKFSSPEIHISNFIGGTDKQRQLIKLKNQQPQLVVGTPGRILDMINEQALKVHTAFAFVIDEADMTLDMGFLEDVDQIASRLPKNLQMLVFSATIPEKLRPFLKKYLENPVIEEIKSETVIASTIDNWLFSTKGKDVNQLVYQLLTIGHPYLAIIFANTKQRVDEITTYLKEHGLRVAKIHGDISPRERKRVMRQVQNLEYQYVVATDLAARGIDIEGVSEVINTEIPKDLDFFIHRVGRTGRNGLKGTAITLYSPADEQQITEIEKLGITFQPKEIKNGEIIATYDRNRRLKREKTQDELDPILIGLVKKKQKKIKPGYKKKIERAITDSNKQKRKVERRQANRTAKKAKKRSSN is encoded by the coding sequence ATGTCTTCATTTAAGCAATTTCAATTTAAACCATTTCTAATGGAAGCTTTAAAAGAAAAGGGATTTCAGCAACCAACGCAAGTACAAGAAAAATTAATACAAATGATTCAAAAGGGGAAAAATGTCATTGGTCAATCGCAAACTGGCAGTGGCAAAACACATACATTTTTATTGCCCTTACTAAATAAAATTGATCCAACTATTGATGAAGTACAAGTGATTATTACAACACCAAGCCGTGAATTAGCAAATCAGATTTATCAAGCAGCAATTCAGGCGGCTAAGTTTAGTTCACCAGAAATACATATATCAAATTTTATTGGTGGCACAGATAAGCAACGTCAGTTAATAAAGCTTAAGAATCAACAACCGCAACTTGTAGTTGGAACGCCAGGTCGAATATTAGATATGATTAATGAACAAGCATTGAAAGTTCATACAGCCTTTGCTTTTGTCATTGATGAAGCAGATATGACGCTTGACATGGGCTTTTTGGAGGATGTAGATCAAATTGCTAGTCGATTACCAAAAAATTTACAAATGTTGGTATTCTCAGCAACAATTCCAGAAAAATTACGACCATTTTTAAAAAAATACTTAGAAAATCCTGTCATTGAAGAAATAAAATCAGAAACAGTGATCGCTTCAACCATTGATAATTGGCTTTTTTCAACAAAAGGCAAAGATGTTAATCAATTGGTCTACCAATTATTAACGATTGGCCATCCTTATTTAGCAATTATTTTTGCAAATACAAAACAACGAGTAGATGAAATTACAACTTATTTAAAAGAACATGGATTAAGAGTAGCCAAAATACATGGCGATATTTCACCTAGAGAACGAAAACGGGTCATGCGACAAGTACAGAATTTAGAATATCAATATGTCGTTGCCACAGATTTAGCAGCGCGAGGAATTGATATTGAAGGAGTCTCAGAAGTAATTAATACAGAAATACCTAAAGACTTGGACTTTTTTATTCATCGTGTCGGCCGAACAGGTAGAAACGGATTAAAAGGGACTGCTATTACACTTTATTCGCCTGCTGATGAACAGCAAATCACAGAAATTGAAAAATTAGGAATTACCTTTCAACCAAAAGAAATTAAAAATGGCGAAATCATAGCAACCTATGATCGTAATCGTCGTCTAAAACGAGAAAAAACGCAAGATGAATTAGATCCAATACTGATTGGTTTGGTTAAAAAGAAACAGAAAAAAATTAAACCCGGTTATAAGAAAAAAATCGAACGAGCAATTACAGATAGTAATAAACAAAAACGAAAGGTCGAACGTCGTCAAGCAAATCGAACAGCAAAAAAGGCAAAGAAAAGATCTTCAAATTAA
- the alaS gene encoding alanine--tRNA ligase — MKQLSSSQIRQMFLDFFKSKGHSIEPSASLIPVNDPTLLWINSGVATLKKYFDGSIVPENPRITNAQKSIRTNDIENVGKTARHHTMFEMLGNFSIGDYFKEEAIHWAWEFLTSPKWMAFDPQKLYVTVYPKDQETKRIWHEEMKLPLDHIIELEDNFWDIGSGPSGPDTEIFYDRGAEFLDIPENDPENFPGGENERYLEIWNLVFSEFNHTAEDTFEPLPHKNIDTGMGLERMVSIVQEAPTNFETDLFLPIIHEIEKLSGKAKYGENPQIDISFKVIADHIRALSFAIGDGALPSNEGSGYVLRRLLRRAVMHGKKLGIDQAFLYQLVSIVGEIMVSYYPEILRQKTFIEKVIRTEEERFNETINDGLGILNDLMEQVKLTKSNTLDGKSIFKLYDTYGFPVELTEEIATDAGLTVDHMGFEEEMKVQRERARKARNNETSMNVQSAVLTDIKVKSTFVGYEVLDNASELLVLLQNKKMVDTVEKGMAELIFAETPFYAEMGGQVADHGIIEDGEGNQVAYVIDVQKAPNGQTLHKVEVTQPMIEGNIYQLHVDKQMRTYIMKNHTATHLLHRALKDVLGEHATQAGSLVDADHLRFDFTHFGQVTEEELRQMEKIVNEKIWAAMPVNTVETDINTAKSMGAMALFGEKYGHEVRVVTISDYSLELCGGTHVSNTEDIGIFKIVSESGIGAGTRRIDAVTSKEAYRLLSEEEDQLKEVAKLVKSSQLKETVIKVEQQQQLLRELQKENDKLASRLASQEGDAAFKEIHESHGVSYITAQVKVKDTTQLRQLADQWKQKQLSDLLVLVTTQADKVNLLVAMSEELNQKGLKAGDLIKAIAPKVGGSGGGRPNMAQAGGKNPAGIPEAFSEVEHWLTENA; from the coding sequence ATGAAACAATTATCCAGTAGTCAAATTCGTCAAATGTTTCTTGACTTTTTTAAGTCAAAAGGACATTCAATAGAACCAAGTGCTTCACTTATTCCAGTCAATGATCCAACACTTCTTTGGATTAACTCTGGTGTTGCAACTTTAAAAAAATATTTTGATGGTTCGATTGTTCCAGAGAACCCAAGAATCACAAATGCTCAAAAGTCTATTCGAACAAATGATATTGAGAATGTTGGAAAAACAGCTCGGCATCATACTATGTTTGAAATGTTAGGGAATTTTTCAATTGGTGATTATTTTAAAGAAGAAGCGATTCATTGGGCATGGGAATTTTTAACTTCACCAAAATGGATGGCTTTTGATCCTCAAAAACTATATGTTACGGTTTATCCAAAAGATCAGGAAACAAAACGAATCTGGCATGAAGAAATGAAGTTACCTCTTGATCATATTATTGAATTGGAAGATAATTTTTGGGATATTGGTTCAGGACCAAGCGGCCCTGATACAGAAATTTTTTATGATAGAGGAGCTGAATTCCTAGATATTCCAGAAAATGATCCAGAGAATTTTCCAGGTGGTGAAAATGAACGTTATTTAGAAATTTGGAATCTTGTTTTTTCTGAATTCAATCATACAGCTGAAGACACCTTTGAACCCTTACCACATAAAAACATTGATACAGGTATGGGATTAGAAAGAATGGTTTCAATTGTTCAAGAAGCACCAACTAATTTTGAAACAGATTTATTTTTACCCATTATTCATGAAATTGAAAAATTGAGTGGAAAAGCAAAATATGGAGAAAATCCACAAATAGACATCTCATTCAAAGTAATTGCAGACCATATTCGTGCATTATCGTTTGCGATTGGTGATGGTGCATTACCTTCAAATGAGGGAAGTGGTTATGTTTTACGTCGTTTATTACGTAGAGCTGTTATGCATGGAAAAAAATTAGGAATCGATCAAGCCTTCTTGTATCAACTTGTTTCTATTGTTGGTGAAATTATGGTTAGTTATTATCCAGAAATTTTAAGACAAAAAACTTTTATTGAAAAAGTAATTCGCACTGAAGAAGAACGCTTTAATGAAACGATCAACGATGGCTTGGGTATCTTAAATGACTTGATGGAGCAAGTTAAATTAACTAAGTCCAATACTTTAGATGGTAAGAGTATTTTCAAATTATATGATACGTATGGATTTCCTGTAGAACTGACAGAAGAAATTGCAACTGATGCTGGTTTAACAGTTGATCATATGGGATTTGAAGAAGAAATGAAAGTCCAACGTGAACGAGCAAGAAAAGCACGGAATAATGAAACATCAATGAATGTTCAGTCTGCTGTTCTAACAGATATCAAGGTCAAAAGCACGTTTGTTGGCTATGAAGTTTTAGATAATGCAAGTGAATTATTGGTTCTTTTACAAAATAAAAAAATGGTAGATACAGTAGAAAAGGGGATGGCTGAGCTTATTTTTGCTGAAACGCCTTTCTATGCTGAAATGGGCGGCCAGGTTGCTGATCATGGGATTATTGAAGATGGTGAAGGAAATCAAGTGGCTTATGTCATTGATGTTCAAAAAGCACCAAATGGTCAAACGTTGCATAAAGTAGAAGTCACACAACCAATGATCGAAGGAAATATTTATCAACTACATGTAGATAAACAAATGAGAACTTATATTATGAAAAATCATACAGCTACTCATTTGCTACATCGAGCTTTAAAAGATGTTTTAGGTGAACATGCTACTCAGGCAGGTTCATTAGTTGATGCAGACCATTTGCGTTTTGATTTTACTCACTTTGGACAGGTGACAGAAGAAGAATTGCGCCAAATGGAAAAGATTGTCAATGAAAAGATTTGGGCAGCTATGCCAGTGAATACAGTGGAAACAGATATCAATACGGCAAAAAGTATGGGAGCTATGGCTTTATTTGGCGAAAAATATGGTCATGAGGTACGGGTAGTGACCATTTCTGATTATTCACTAGAGCTATGTGGCGGTACACATGTTTCCAATACAGAAGATATTGGCATTTTTAAAATTGTCTCTGAATCAGGGATTGGTGCAGGCACTCGTCGAATTGATGCTGTAACGAGTAAGGAAGCTTATCGGTTATTATCTGAAGAAGAAGATCAATTAAAAGAAGTTGCAAAACTTGTTAAATCTTCACAATTGAAGGAAACAGTAATAAAAGTAGAACAACAACAACAACTACTACGCGAATTACAAAAAGAAAATGATAAATTGGCTAGTAGACTAGCAAGTCAAGAAGGCGATGCAGCTTTTAAAGAAATTCATGAGAGTCATGGAGTTTCCTATATTACTGCACAGGTAAAAGTAAAAGATACAACTCAATTAAGACAGCTAGCTGATCAATGGAAACAAAAACAATTATCTGATTTATTAGTATTGGTCACAACTCAGGCAGATAAAGTAAATCTATTGGTTGCAATGTCAGAAGAACTAAATCAAAAAGGACTAAAAGCGGGGGATCTAATCAAAGCTATTGCACCAAAAGTTGGTGGCAGTGGCGGTGGTCGACCAAATATGGCACAAGCAGGTGGTAAAAATCCAGCTGGAATTCCAGAAGCATTCTCCGAAGTAGAACATTGGTTAACTGAAAATGCTTAA